A DNA window from Ipomoea triloba cultivar NCNSP0323 chromosome 10, ASM357664v1 contains the following coding sequences:
- the LOC116033238 gene encoding uncharacterized protein LOC116033238 has product MDPPPPNDQTYHGYTPYGRNPYYPSPPQPPYPPPQYYHNYPFPYPPSFSYPMHPPPIYYHEQAYATQHYQPQRYPIHEMPSYYPPTHLDEPNHLNSENFSGSGPSTRATRMCAGVGAHWNNSTPGHMRVDDVDRAEIYAYSSTPPEQPLSPENNQTTLEQRLNDFIRGTREENAKLKETITKEMLGEIQELRHETLSPLQVQGETDVNAVTLRSGRALPEVVPPPPPSVPAENLRMDKDETSNATQVEQALEKEIGREETQPPQPSRKGKKIMQEPPPVPKEKLPFPQRFRTDIDNAKYDKFLQMLRQLHIDMPFIDALGEMPRYAKFLKDILSNKKRLAEIATVVLGEECSTILHKDVPEKLKDPGSFTIACNIGRTTFNRALADLGASINLMPFALYRKLNLGTLKPTRMCIQLADRSTKYPRGIVEDVLVRVDKFIFLMDFVILDMDPDVEIPLILGRPFLATARALIDVGECKLVIRVGDEFASFDVTKIMKYPLDGDECFFVDYVHDELIIYGKCPKPRVSEEMVGNDGDELDEFGEEFDVGNEKRNEEDEIIQEGELKPLPTHLEYAYLGSGKELPVVIATDLSAVQKEQLIAVLKRNKEAIGWRMTEFKGINPAICTHKILLEEGAKPVAQP; this is encoded by the exons ATGGATCCACCTCCACCTAACGATCAAACTTACCATGGTTATACGCCATATGGACGGAACCCTTACTATCCCTCACCGCCACAACCACCATATCCACCACCTCAATATTATCACAACTACCCTTTTCCTTATCCACCTTCTTTTTCATATCCTATGCATCCACCACCAATttattatcatgaacaagcTTATGCAACCCAACATTATCAGCCCCAAAGATATCCTATTCATGAGATGCCTTCATATTACCCTCCAACGCACCTTGACGAGCCAAACCACCTAAATTCTGAGAATTTTTCAGGTAGTGGCCCATCCACGCGAGCAACACGCATGTGTGcaggcgtgggagctcactggaataattccacgccggGTCACATGCGTGTTGACGACGTGGATCGAGCCGAAATCTATGCCTACTCTTCTACTCCCCCAGAACAGCCTCTTTCACCCGAAAACAACCAAACCACCCTTGAACAACGCTTAAATGATTTTATACGAGGGACGAGGGAGGAGAATGCTAAACTCAAAGAAACTATCACCAAAGAGATGCTGGGAGAAATTCAAGAGCTTCGCCACGAAACACTCTCACCGCTCCAAGTCCAGGGAGAAACGGACGTGAACGCTGTGACACTAAGAAGCGGGAGAGCACTTCCAGAAGTTGTTCCACCACCACCGCCATCTGTCCCAGCAGAAAATCTGAGGATGGACAAAGATGAGACTTCCAACGCAACACAAGTTGAACAAGCACTCGAAAAAGAGATCGGAAGGGAAGAAACGCAACCGCCACAACCTTCtcggaaaggaaaaaaaatcatgcaAGAGCCACCACCAGTGCCGAAAGAAAAACTCCCATTTCCTCAAAGATTCCGCACTGATATCGACAACGCCAAGTATGATAAGTTCCTACAAATGCTACGCCAACTACACATTGACATGCCATTCATTGACGCATTAGGAGAAATGCCGaggtatgccaaattccttaaagatATTTTGTCTAACAAAAAGAGATTGGCTGAAATCGCTACTGTTGTGTTAGGAGAAGAGTGTTCTActatattacataaggatgTACCCGAGAAGTTAAAAGATCCGGGAAGTTTCACTATAGCTTGTAATATAGGAAGAACAACCTTTAATAGAGCCTTGGCAGATCTAGGTGCTAGTATTAATTTGATGCCTTTTGCTTTATATCGAAAATTGAATTTAGGAACTCTTAAGCCTACACGCATGTGCATTCAGTTAGCTGACCGATCCACCAAATACCCcaggggtatagtggaagatgTTTTGGTCCGAGTcgataaattcatttttctaaTGGATTTTGTGATCTTAGATATGGACCCGGATGTggagattcctctcatcttgggcAGACCTTTCTTGGCGACCGCTAGAGCTTTGATAGACGTAGGGGAATGCAAACTCGTTATCCGTGTGGGAGATGAGTTCGCCAGCTTCGACGTAaccaaaattatgaaatatcCTCTAGATGGGGATGAATGCTTTTTTGTCGACTACGTGCATGATGAATTGATTATTTATGGGAAGTGCCCAAAGCCAAGag TCTCGGAGGAAATGGTTGGAAATGATGGGGATGAACTTGATGAATTTGGGGAGGAGTTTGATGTTGGAAATgagaaaagaaatgaagaagacgAAATAATACAGGAAGGAGAGTTGAAGCCTTTGCCTACGCACCTTGAGTATGCTTACCTAGGATCGGGGAAGGAGTTGCCAGTTGTCATCGCAACAGATCTTTCAGCTGTACAAAAAGAGCAACTGATAGCAGTGCTGAAGAGAAATAAAGAAGCAATCGGTTGGAGGATGACTGAGTTCAAGGGGATTAATCCGGCtatttgcacacataaaattctattgGAAGAAGGGGCCAAACCTGTAGCCCAACCGTAG